Proteins encoded within one genomic window of Aspergillus nidulans FGSC A4 chromosome VII:
- a CDS encoding uncharacterized protein (transcript_id=CADANIAT00008878): MESNKPQNELELIDSDLSSVVSDDVSEGSREPIHRLKLVNTVQLLPSEDSEPLDVEIIHVIGLDKERQLRHDTILGDTATSRRREFVFQCDISSFLLGDLVLDTVQTQAVQLLDDIVSLSDSNDSSNTKTTQPARIFVAYDLGALVVNKIYSHCFLRRRDFHEFDVKVWDYLKTVKGALWASLVVPVCVRYLTDAMVETTELFLSSRITLRTRVVSIYASENSKNAYAVFDKFTSTLGVSTEITVPEDFNSENEPAYDLENAVCYRKQNWMSNPEWLALQRMLLPLAHPQHQYASEKSESPHEVLRSKPYNDWIIGPKSPVLYIQGKDEEHSRFLAEQVFLDWKSKLQGRKKYHTPVMSFSFSADDPVDSAFRKLSMPKTSVLLDMHKFHRGWTYEDLHNLFLILVSSDLENGGLLVLHDVDECELAGRKMFWELLQSRADLSDSYIKVVVTSRRRLSLLTDSDKSSLWYVYNEYEGTSEHLSVNPSPPYVARYIPRLCPGGYGESQVRKALQLLESMDGSLLEDILCLIQRHTHWPVDPSSRAWSTFLTLLGLVKPTSTPAAILDGILRSIPDQIGLRWILLWLIYGHRPLSSIELACLLCHCNRTEGDQSFPRPAYDEIEKAHRLLKSWLPVLVHFGPNQICVRKAVRDILLGENPQYMWNEIKPAVHQTALDFLSAYLDDMEVRNRLSEIYDQYSSIGDPETELVPAVLPNGEDLIYYATTAFPYHLEKSPQSWKHLEQIFSSSPEQRLAPWAKLYWAMSNPFSRPSMEKLSSPLSVLLNTKSLDPAFRKALKSLMNTTDSAAWSSDPSLSEFAPMNCLVRAMSIRDETAALKYIQRIVTRKIEGSEGGNDAVITPIQAAAGDDTWPSKLLWRATWLNMERLVDFLLEAGVSPDPKDVVSKRYPSPLYMASVFGHTRIAELLLRSGADAGVLREDGGMLLAAADNGHADTIRVLVTHNRGLLELEQPNTPLYGASLWGNWLAAMVLLEFGARPNYVPAADGWAPIIAAADSGYVRTLQVLLENHADPNLCGPGGQDTALWWAAMRSRSVEAVRTLLEYGADPNHELLKPPLVVELCSSSELSTEYKVALLDALINSKSPLGVDKVDSHGSTGLVWASSSGHIPVVDWLLAHNANVSLLNDEQRGAMHYAVVNGHKEVVRRLLERKPPLDVLADTGETLLQVSVRNGDMLVRMLLDAGANPEQENGEGLTVINTAVVQQQSDVVKLLIDRGVDINHRDNAGWCPIHDASGHRPSTEIVRLFAEAGVNLEETTTAGQAPLHLAASFPQPEIVTLLLEYRGRLDIEQRNKDGETPLIKAAMGGNVECIHRLLRAGADINAQCSVGWTPLMSALNSADCDDAVSFLLSQPGIDITIASKKHGAALHIACSNLHLEVVKKLLDHGADINQLLPGIRPTPLMAACMPAEILDSETRSEFLDKIDRLVRTLIDCGADVKATYSTPISTLLCAAAQFAAPSTINYLVGKGLSLRDPGCLRRLPIHYAAVNGRENFEAVFQSDGDLLSTDVAGKNALQWAAQFGHVRTVEMILAHARTQEERQKRINQPDIDGWTALCWALRPHTVANAEIYSEPYDITQTVQVLIEEGADTSISFRMGAEGELFTVLELAELHSASDEIITILKDAEAARIASSDGTGNGVIARSVRPYQEQGYSCDICLSTIWGPVYECETCLDFTACKKCHGRINLYHGHLRLENGEPHAFKLIVEADPEMLDPQGQGSLSPRNSRKNSEVDNRSGSKGDGVGDGDAVVVDGTMEAIMNFSVDDDITEIGADDGASIRMGRSP; encoded by the exons GCTTTGGTTGTCAACAAG ATATATTCTCACTGCTTTCTGCGGAGGCGGGATTTCCACGAATTCGACGTGAAGGTTTGGGACTACTTAAAGACAGTCAAGGGTGCCCTTTGGGCATCGCTTGTAGTTCCTGTCTGCGTCCGATATTTGACAGATGCCATGGTCGAAACTACAGAATTATTCCTCAGCTCCCGCATCACCTTGCGTACTCGGGTTGTCAGCATTTATGCCAGCGAAAATTCAAAGAATGCTTATGCA GTGTTCGATAAATTCACTTCAACACTTGGTGTATCAACTGAGATCACTGTGCCGGAGGATTTCAACAGCGAGAATGAGCCTGCTTATGACCTGGAAAATGCAGTGTGCTATCGCAAGCAGA ATTGGATGAGCAACCCGGAATGGCTGGCACTGCAGCGAATGCTTCTACCACTGGCACACCCACAACATCAGTACGCCTCCGAGAAGTCTGAGTCTCCCCATGAGGTGCTGCGAAGCAAGCCATATAATGATTGGATCATCGGACCCAAGTCGCCAGTCTTATATATCCAAGGGAAGGATGAGGAACATTCAAGGTTTCTAGCTGAACAGGTCTTCCTCGACTGGAAGTCAAAACTCCAGGGTAGAAAGAAGTATCACACTCCGGTGAtgtccttttccttctcagccgACGATCCT GTTGACTCTGCATTTCGCAAATTATCCATGCCGAAGACGAGTGTTCTCCTTGATATGCACAAGTTTCACCGGGGCTGGACGTATGAGGATCTTCACAATCTTTTCCTAATACTTGTATCCTCAGACCTTGAGAATGGTGGGCTTTTGGTGTTGCATGACGTTGACGAATGCGAACTAGCAGGTCGGAAAATGTTTTGGGAACTCCTTCAGAGCCGTGCGGACTTGTCAGATTCATATATCAAGGTCGTTGTAACATCTCGCCGCAGGCTATCATTGCTGACAGACTCCGACAAATCTAGCTTGTGGTACGTGTACAATGAATACGAAGGCACATCGGAGCACTTGTCGGTAAATCCATCACCTCCATATGTGGCAAGATACATTCCTCGGCTTTGCCCCGGCGGCTACGGTGAATCTCAAGTGAGAAAagccctccagctcctcgaatCCATGGATGGTTCCCTCTTAGAAGACATCCTGTGCCTCATACAAAGACACACTCATTGGCCTGTTGACCCATCGTCACGCGCATGGTCCACTTTCTTAACACTTCTTGGTCTGGTTAAACCGACAAGTACGCCGGCGGCTATACTAGACGGGATACTTCGATCGATTCCCGATCAGATAGGATTACGATGGATCCTCCTCTGGCTGATTTACGGCCACCGGCCCTTAAGCAGTATTGAACTTGCCTGCCTCTTGTGCCACTGCAACCGGACCGAAGGTGATCAGTCCTTTCCCAGACCTGCTTATGACGAGATTGAAAAGGcccaccgcctcctcaagtCATGGCTACCAGTCTTGGTTCACTTTGGCCCTAACCAAATCTGTGTTCGAAAGGCCGTACGTGACATACTTCTTGGTGAGAATCCCCAATATATGTGGAATGAGATAAAACCAGCTGTGCACCAGACAGCCCTCGACTTTCTTAGCGCCTACCTCGATGATATGGAAGTTCGAAATCGGCTGAGTGAGATCTACGATCAGTACTCTTCAATTGGTGATCCTGAAACCGAGCTCGTGCCTGCAGTACTGCCCAACGGCGAAGACCTTATTTATTACGCTACCACGGCATTTCCATATCATCTAGAGAAAAGTCCCCAATCTTGGAAACATCTAGAGCAGATATTCAGCAGCTCACCGGAGCAGCGCCTTGCGCCTTGGGCAAAGTTGTATTGGGCTATGAGCAACCCGTTTTCACGGCCGTCGATGGAGAAACTCAGCTCGCCTTTATCTGTTCTTCTTAATACGAAGAGCCTCGATCCAGCTTTTCGCAAGGCGTTGAAAAGTCTTATGAATACCACGGATAGTGCAGCATGGTCATCAGACCCGTCCCTCAGCGAGTTCGCCCCTATGAATTGCTTAGTCCGCGCGATGTCGATTAGAGACGAGACTGCTGCTTTGAAGTATATCCAACGTATCGTTACCAGAAAGATTGAGGGCAGCGAAGGTGGTAATGATGCTGTCATTACACCGATACAAGCCGCAGCAGGGGATGATACTTGGCCGTCCAAATTGCTGTGGAGGGCAACTTGGCTCAACATGGAGCGTCTCGTTGACTTCCTCCTAGAGGCTGGGGTTTCTCCCGATCCGAAAGATGTGGTGTCCAAGCGATATCCCTCTCCATTATATATGGCCTCAGTTTTCGGCCACACTCGAATCGCAGAACTACTACTACGAAGCggggctgatgctggtgttTTGAGGGAAGACGGTGGTATGCTACTTGCTGCTGCGGACAATGGGCATGCCGACACAATCCGGGTCCTGGTGACACACAACCGTGGACTCCTGGAGTTGGAACAACCGAATACCCCTCTCTACGGAGCATCCTTATGGGGGAATTGGTTAGCAGCGATGGTGCTTCTCGAATTTGGCGCCCGTCCCAACTATGTTCCCGCTGCGGACGGCTGGGCTCCCATTATCGCCGCGGCTGACTCTGGATACGTCAGGACTCTCCAAGTTTTGCTCGAAAATCATGCAGACCCCAACTTATGTGGCCCTGGTGGACAGGACACTGCGCTCTGGTGGGCTGCCATGCGCTCTCGGAGTGTAGAAGCTGTTCGCACGCTTCTGGAATATGGTGCAGACCCCAACCATGAGCTTCTCAAGCCCCCATTGGTGGTTGAGCTATGCAGTTCGTCGGAACTCAGTACAGAATATAAGGTCGCTCTCCTGGATGCTCTTATTAATAGCAAATCTCCATTGGGTGTCGATAAAGTAGACTCGCACGGATCGACAGGCTTAGTCTGGGCCTCCAGCAGCGGGCACATTCCTGTAGTGGATTGGTTGCTAGCGCACAACGCCAATGTGAGCCTCCTCAACGACGAGCAGCGCGGCGCGATGCACTACGCTGTTGTGAACGGGCATAAGGAAGTTGTTCGCAGATTGCTCGAGCGGAAGCCCCCTCTGGACGTTTTGGCTGACACCGGCGAGACCCTCCTCCAAGTATCAGTGCGCAATGGCGATATGTTAGTCCGCATGCTCCTAGACGCTGGTGCGAATCCCGAGCAGGAGAATGGTGAAGGCTTGACCGTCATCAACACGGCGGTCGTACAGCAACAGTCCGACGTCGTGAAATTGCTTATTGATCGAGGTGTGGACATCAACCACCGCGACAATGCAGGTTGGTGTCCTATTCATGACGCTTCAGGCCACCGTCCTAGTACAGAGATAGTCCGGCTTTTTGCCGAAGCTGGTGTGAACCTGGAGGAAACTACTACGGCTGGTCAAGCCCCTCTCCACCTTGCCGCCAGCTTCCCTCAGCCAGAGATAGTAACATTGCTACTTGAGTATCGCGGGAGGCTAGACATAGAGCAACGCAACAAAGACGGAGAAACACCGCTCATCAAGGCTGCTATGGGTGGCAATGTCGAATGCATTCACCGCCTCCTACGAGCAGGTGCCGACATAAATGCGCAGTGCTCAGTTGGATGGACACCATTAATGAGTGCATTGAACTCTGCAGACTGTGATGATGcagtcagcttccttctaTCCCAGCCGGGGATAGATATAACCATTGCCTCCAAGAAACACGGCGCAGCCCTTCACATAGCATGCTCAAATCTTCATCTCGAGGTGGTCAAGAAACTGCTCGATCATGGTGCCGATATCAACCAGCTGCTTCCCGGTATCAGGCCCACTCCTCTAATGGCAGCCTGTATGCCAGCCGAGATCCTCGACTCCGAGACTCGAAGCGAATTCCTCGATAAAATTGACCGGCTCGTTCGGACCTTGATAGACTGCGGTGCGGACGTAAAGGCTACCTACAGCACCCCCATATCTACCCTTTTGTGTGCGGCTGCTCAATTCGCCGCTCCAAGCACAATCAACTATCTAGTCGGCAAAGGTCTTTCTCTCAGAGATCCAGGCTGTCTTCGCCGGCTTCCCATCCATTATGCTGCCGTCAATGGCCGCGAAAACTTCGAGGCAGTGTTCCAAAGCGACGGTGATCTCTTGTCTACAGACGTTGCAGGGAAAAACGCTCTTCAGTGGGCTGCTCAATTCGGCCACGTCCGAACAGTAGAGATGATTCTTGCCCATGCTCGTACCCAAGAAGAACGACAAAAGCGCATTAATCAACCTGATATTGACGGGTGGACGGCTCTCTGCTGGGCTCTCCGGCCACACACTGTCGCGAATGCCGAGATATATTCCGAGCCCTATGACATTACTCAAACAGTTCAGGTTCTGATCGAAGAAGGCGCTGATACGTCTATATCCTTCCGCATGGGCGCGGAAGGTGAGCTATTTACCGTGCTTGAGCTGGCTGAGTTACATAGTGCGTCTGATGAAATCATTACCATTCTCAAGGATGCAGAGGCCGCTCGCATTGCTAGCAGCGATGGCACTGGGAACGGTGTCATAGCACGGTCTGTCCGGCCCTACCAAGAACAAGGGTACAGTTGCGATATTTGCCTCAGT ACAATTTGGGGCCCTGTATACGAATGTGAGACGTGTCTTGACTTCACTGCTTGCAAGAAATGCCATGGGCGGATCAACCTCTACCACGGACACCTGCGCCTGGAGAACGGGGAACCACACGCTTTTAAGTTGATTGTAGAAGCAGATCCGGAGATGCTTGATCCGCAGGGGCAGGGGTCTCTATCTCCGAGAAATTCGAGGAAGAACTCAGAAGTGGACAACCGGTCAGGGAGTAAAGGAGATGGGGTTGGAGATGGCGATGCagttgttgttgatggtacCATGGAGGCGATTATGAATTTTTCGGTCGATGATGATATTACGGAAATCGGTGCCGACGACGGCGCTTCAAtaaggatggggaggagtCCTTGA
- a CDS encoding uncharacterized protein (transcript_id=CADANIAT00008880): MAVDEKKTPPISTGEVEADSRGVSEIDDSDREQGRSGFKKGTFNATEDPRFYKPIDTYEGLHRWDPDFEWTEEEERRIVRKVSPQLPMAIKDNIKIINHQKTKEKKAKRDQIDARVCTFACVTFFALQLDRGNIGNALADNLLQDLHMTTNDYNTGQTIFLCCFLFAELPSQLISKRLGPDRWIPIQMVAWSLVAACQAFLKTRSGYLGLRALLGLLEGGFIPDTILFLSFFYKSSELPKRLTCFWVSYTVTTIIGAFLAFGLLHIKDSNGGGSWRYLFAYEGLLTGVIGIIAAFWMPASPTQTKGGFRGKGGWFTEHEEKIMVNRVIRDDPSKGSMHNRQAVTPRLLWDSLKDYHMWPIYILGFVWMIPYTPETNYLTLQLRSQGFTTFQTNLLTIPAAVVSITTMITTTWLAERTNQRLLFGAAIEVWYLVLLIALQTLPEKSMPWPRFAILTLIVGGPSLHPVLVALTSRNAGSVRTRTVASALYNMSVQVYRTEDQPYYRKGNKVLIALAVVSIFLFISAKVYYVWRNNLIPCDGLTSADAWIRIDFTFAS; the protein is encoded by the exons ATGGCTGTAGACGAAAAGAAGACTCCGCCGATCTCCACCGGCGAGGTAGAGGCCGATTCTCGCGGCGTCAGCGAGATCGATGACTCGGATAGGGAGCAAGGCCGGTCTGGTTTCAAGAAGGGCACGTTCAATGCGACAGAGGATCCGCGTTTCTACAAGCCTATCGACACCTACGAGGGACTTCACCGCTGGGACCCGGACTTTGAGtggacggaggaggaggaaaggaggatTGTGCGTAAGGTGAGCCCACAGCTACCTATGGCCATTAAAGACAATATCAAAATCATAAATCACcaaaaaacaaaagagaagaaggctaaGAGGGACCAGATCGACGCGCGAGTTTGCACTTTTGCCTGCGTCACCTTCTTTGCGCTGCAGCTCGACCGGGGCAATATTGGCAATGCCCTGGCCGACAACCTCCTCCAAGACCTCCATATGACGACCAACGACTACAACACTGGGCAgaccatcttcctctgctgtTTTCTCTTCGCCGAGCTGCCTTCGCAGCTGATCTCCAAACGACTTGGCCCCGACCGCTGGATCCCCATTCAGATGGTCGCGTGGAGTCTCGTCGCGGCGTGCCAGGCCTTTCTCAAGACCCGGTCCGGCTACTTAGGGCTCCGCGCCCTCCTGGGCCTGCTAGAAGGCGGCTTCATCCCTGACAcaatcctctttctctcctttttCTACAAGTCCAGCGAGCTGCCTAAACGTCTGACCTGTTTCTGGGTTTCGTACACCGTCACCACCATCATCGGCGCGTTTCTCGCCTTCGGCCTCCTACACATCAAGGACTCTAACGGCGGCGGCTCGTGGAGGTACCTCTTTGCGTATGAGGGCCTACTCACTGGAGTCATTGGCATCATAGCGGCCTTCTGGATGCCGGCCTCTCCGACGCAGACCAagggcgggtttcgtgggaAGGGCGGCTGGTTCACCGAGCACGAGGAGAAGATTATGGTCAACCGGGTGATCCGCGACGACCCGAGCAAAGGCAGTATGCACAATCGGCAGGCCGTGACGCCCAGGCTCCTCTGGGACTCACTCAAGGACTACCACATGTGGCCAATCTATATCCTCGGCTTCGTGTGGATGATCCCCTACACACCAGAGACCAACTATCTTACTCTGCAGCTCCGCTCACAGGGCTTCACCACTTTCCAGACGAACCTGCTCACGATCCCTGCTGCCGTTGTCAGCATCACCACCATGATCACCACGACCTGGCTAGCTGAGCGCACAAACCAACGCCTGCTCTTCGGCGCCGCCATCGAAGTGTGGTATCTTGTTCTGCTGATCGCATTGCAGACCTTGCCTGAGAAGAGCATGCCATGGCCGCGATTCGCGATCCTCACCCTGATCGTCGGCGGACCGAGCCTGCACCCTGTGTTGGTGGCGTTGACTTCGAGAAATGCCGGCTCTGTGCGCACGCGCACTGTGGCATCCGCATTGTATAATATGAGCGTGCAG GTGTACCGAACCGAAGATCAGCCGTACTACAGAAAGGGCAACAAAGTGCTCATCGCGCTAGCAGTAGTCAgtatcttcttgttcatctcGGCCAAAGTCTACTACGTCTGGAGAAACAA TCTAATCCCCTGCGACGGCTTGACCAGTGCTGATGCTTGGATTAGGATCGATTTCACCTTTGCCTCCTAA
- a CDS encoding uncharacterized protein (transcript_id=CADANIAT00008879) — translation MFNHARNPWKLDALDCTGQGILIEKQAEEPRPVQVQKNVKEVNLRLLAMLLLRNVDLFLCGDGMRIRVIYPGSPSDDGTQQCTRTQD, via the exons ATGTTCAACCACGCCCGCAACCCATGGAAATTAGACGCACTAGAT TGTACTGGACAAGGGATACTGATTGAGAAGCAAGCGGAAGAGCCACGGCCCGTTCAAGTCCAGAAGAACGTGAAAGAGGTGAATCTGCGGCTGCTTGCTATGCTACTACTGCGCAAT GTGGATCTATTCCTCTGCGGAGACGGGATGAGAATTAGGGTTATCTACCCTGGTAGCCCTTCGGATGACGGGACGCAGCAATGTACCAGAACGCAGGATTAG